Proteins encoded in a region of the Flavobacteriaceae bacterium HL-DH10 genome:
- a CDS encoding glycosyltransferase family 9 protein → MSKPKKNILVIRLSAMGDVAMTVPVLNGLCQKYPDIKITVLTRAFFVPFFRDLPNATVFSADVKGKHKGTFGLYKLARELNKANEFYAIADLHNVLRSQILRKLINSKRLVSIDKGRKEKKALVSGSIFKQLKTTHERYADVFKVLGFPVDLSNPVFPNKSDLSKKLQTLLGSDSKKMIGIAPFAAHEGKMYPVDLMRDVIASLSKDYKIILFGGGQKEIDILNNFENDFNNVINIAGKLSIDEELDVISNLDVMLSMDSGNAHMAAMLGIKTITIWGVTHPYAGFAPFNQPDEYALLADRNQFPKIPTSVYGNKYPENYREASRSISPKSIVDKIKDIL, encoded by the coding sequence ATGTCGAAACCAAAAAAAAACATCTTAGTTATTCGGCTTTCAGCAATGGGTGATGTCGCCATGACAGTACCTGTTTTAAATGGGTTATGCCAAAAATATCCAGATATAAAAATCACTGTTTTAACACGTGCTTTTTTTGTTCCTTTTTTTAGAGATTTACCAAACGCTACTGTTTTTTCTGCAGATGTTAAAGGAAAACACAAAGGTACTTTTGGACTTTATAAACTTGCTAGAGAGTTAAATAAAGCAAATGAATTTTATGCGATTGCAGATTTACATAATGTATTAAGGAGTCAAATTTTAAGAAAACTTATAAATAGTAAACGACTTGTTTCAATAGATAAAGGTAGAAAAGAAAAAAAGGCATTAGTATCTGGAAGTATATTTAAGCAACTTAAAACCACTCACGAGCGATATGCTGATGTTTTTAAGGTTTTAGGATTTCCTGTAGATTTATCAAATCCTGTTTTTCCTAATAAATCAGACTTATCAAAAAAACTTCAAACGCTATTAGGATCAGATTCAAAAAAAATGATTGGGATAGCACCCTTTGCTGCTCATGAAGGAAAAATGTATCCAGTAGATTTAATGCGTGACGTTATAGCATCACTTTCAAAAGACTATAAAATTATTTTATTTGGTGGCGGACAAAAGGAAATAGATATTTTAAATAATTTTGAAAACGATTTTAATAATGTCATTAATATTGCAGGAAAGCTTTCAATAGATGAAGAATTAGATGTTATTTCTAATTTAGATGTGATGCTCTCTATGGATTCTGGAAACGCCCATATGGCTGCTATGTTAGGCATAAAAACAATTACTATTTGGGGTGTAACGCATCCGTATGCGGGATTTGCGCCTTTTAATCAACCAGATGAGTATGCGTTATTGGCAGATAGAAATCAGTTTCCAAAAATTCCAACTTCAGTTTACGGTAATAAATATCCAGAAAATTATAGAGAAGCTTCTAGAAGTATATCTCCTAAAAGCATTGTAGATAAGATTAAAGACATATTATAG
- a CDS encoding DUF4254 domain-containing protein — protein sequence MFTSIANKIFQDVIEKYHIINTVDQPFENPYSESDLIEHLLYRKCWIDTVQWHYEDIIRDPQIDPVAALTLKRQIDASNQDRTDMVEYIDSYFLEKYKNVTVKEDATINTESPAWGVDRLSILALKVYHMNEEATRIDASEAHKAACQKKLDILLEQRVDLSTAIDTLLTDIEKGDKYMKVYKQMKMYNDDELNPVLREQK from the coding sequence ATGTTTACAAGTATAGCTAACAAAATATTTCAAGACGTTATTGAGAAATATCATATTATTAATACCGTTGATCAACCATTTGAAAATCCTTATTCTGAAAGTGATTTAATAGAACATTTATTATATAGAAAATGTTGGATTGATACGGTACAATGGCATTATGAAGATATTATTCGCGATCCACAAATTGATCCTGTTGCTGCTTTAACTTTAAAACGTCAAATAGATGCTTCTAATCAGGATAGAACAGATATGGTTGAATATATTGACAGCTATTTTCTTGAGAAATATAAAAATGTAACTGTTAAAGAAGATGCTACAATTAATACCGAAAGTCCTGCTTGGGGCGTTGATAGATTATCAATTTTAGCGTTGAAAGTATATCACATGAATGAAGAAGCAACTCGCATTGATGCTTCAGAAGCGCATAAAGCTGCTTGCCAAAAAAAATTAGATATTTTACTAGAACAGCGTGTCGATTTATCTACTGCTATTGATACATTATTGACCGATATTGAAAAGGGAGATAAATACATGAAAGTGTATAAGCAAATGAAAATGTATAATGACGACGAGCTTAATCCTGTTCTAAGAGAGCAAAAATAA
- the upp gene encoding uracil phosphoribosyltransferase, translating to MNIHNISEKNSVLNTFISEIRNVNIQKDSMRFRRNIERIGEVLGYEMSKTLNYKTDTIETPLGHCDINLIENNIVLCSVLRAGVPLHNGLLNYFDTAENGFISAYRHHKENLKSFEIIVEYLACPNLENKTLILADPMLATGQSMVTTFEALKPFGTPKEIHLVSVIGAQEGIDFVEKHFDSKTNLWIAAIDEKLNDKGYIIPGLGDAGDLSFGEKLQK from the coding sequence ATGAATATTCATAATATTTCTGAAAAAAACTCGGTTTTAAACACCTTTATTTCTGAAATTAGAAACGTAAATATCCAAAAAGACAGCATGCGATTCAGAAGGAATATTGAGCGTATAGGTGAAGTCCTAGGTTATGAAATGAGTAAAACATTAAATTACAAAACAGACACAATTGAAACTCCTTTGGGACATTGCGACATTAATTTGATAGAGAATAACATCGTTTTATGTTCTGTTTTAAGAGCAGGTGTGCCACTACATAATGGATTACTCAATTATTTTGATACTGCCGAAAATGGTTTTATTTCTGCCTACAGACATCACAAAGAAAATCTAAAAAGTTTTGAAATTATTGTAGAATATTTAGCATGCCCAAATTTAGAAAACAAAACACTTATTTTAGCAGACCCCATGTTGGCTACTGGTCAGTCTATGGTCACCACTTTTGAAGCTTTAAAACCTTTTGGAACACCAAAAGAAATCCACTTAGTTAGTGTTATTGGAGCACAAGAAGGTATTGATTTTGTTGAAAAACACTTTGATAGTAAAACAAATTTATGGATTGCTGCTATTGACGAAAAGCTTAATGATAAAGGTTATATAATACCAGGACTTGGTGATGCAGGCGATTTATCTTTTGGCGAAAAACTACAAAAATAA
- a CDS encoding DUF6427 family protein yields the protein MITSIFSKSRPINFIIVFFIVLIAFITARIELIKGSITMVFVFKQLVLFGVCYASILLLNFIVSKNNLSNKNNYEILLFSLFLLAITSSTSHVNVIFSNFFVMLGLRRIISLRSQINVKKKLFDAAFWIAIAALFYFWAILFFVIILISLLLYSETKINHWIIPFTGVITVFLITIGTSIILNDNFFELFKSFPEVSYDLSSYNSTQYLVAITLLLSFGIWSSLFYIKSIKQKKKAFRASFNTILFAGVIALVIIILAPKKDGSEFLFAFAPLSIIITNYIEIIEEKWFKEVFLSVLILVPFILLFL from the coding sequence ATGATTACAAGTATTTTTAGTAAATCTAGACCAATAAATTTTATCATTGTCTTTTTTATTGTCCTTATTGCTTTTATAACAGCAAGAATAGAATTAATAAAAGGGTCAATTACCATGGTGTTTGTTTTTAAACAACTGGTTTTATTTGGTGTTTGTTATGCCTCTATATTGCTGCTTAATTTTATTGTTAGTAAAAACAATTTGTCTAATAAAAACAACTACGAAATTCTTTTATTTAGTTTGTTTTTACTGGCTATTACAAGCTCTACCAGTCATGTAAATGTTATTTTTTCTAACTTTTTTGTCATGTTAGGTTTACGTAGAATAATAAGTCTGCGTTCTCAAATAAATGTTAAAAAGAAGTTGTTTGATGCTGCTTTTTGGATTGCTATTGCAGCCTTATTTTATTTTTGGGCTATTCTGTTTTTTGTTATAATTCTTATATCATTGTTATTATATTCTGAAACTAAAATAAACCATTGGATTATTCCTTTTACAGGTGTGATAACTGTTTTTCTTATAACTATTGGTACTTCAATTATTTTAAATGATAATTTTTTCGAATTATTTAAAAGCTTTCCAGAAGTAAGTTATGATTTAAGTAGTTACAATTCAACTCAATACTTAGTTGCCATCACATTGCTTTTATCTTTTGGAATTTGGTCGTCACTATTTTATATAAAGAGTATCAAACAAAAAAAGAAAGCCTTTAGAGCTTCTTTTAATACGATTCTTTTTGCTGGTGTAATCGCGTTAGTGATTATCATATTAGCACCTAAAAAAGATGGAAGCGAATTTTTATTTGCATTTGCACCATTATCAATAATTATTACAAATTATATTGAGATTATTGAAGAAAAATGGTTTAAAGAAGTGTTTCTTTCTGTTTTAATTTTAGTGCCTTTTATTTTGTTATTTTTGTAG
- a CDS encoding uracil phosphoribosyltransferase, which produces MKDFFYAIQDLFVNVLFAPYDALRALELENWFLANTLSWIFIIIGFVAMVYWMLQLKIFNDNNEEDKSISSHSFL; this is translated from the coding sequence ATGAAAGATTTCTTTTACGCGATACAAGATTTATTTGTTAATGTACTTTTTGCTCCTTATGATGCCTTAAGAGCATTAGAACTAGAAAACTGGTTTTTAGCAAATACATTGTCATGGATTTTTATCATTATTGGATTTGTAGCTATGGTTTACTGGATGCTACAATTAAAAATATTTAATGATAATAACGAAGAAGATAAAAGTATTTCTTCGCATTCATTTTTATAA
- the purD gene encoding phosphoribosylamine--glycine ligase, which produces MNILILGSGGREHTFAWKIAQSPLSNQLFVAPGNSGTAEIATNVNIGVTDFDAIKTLVLKENIDMVVVGPEDPLVQGVHDYFLNDDAIKHVSVIGPQKAAAELEGSKEFAKEFLYRHNIPTAAYESFTKETVEKGYDFLETLKAPYVLKADGLAAGKGVVILNDLEEAKSELKSMLVDAKFGEASTKVVIEEFLDGIELSCFVLTDGENYKILPTAKDYKRIGEGDTGLNTGGMGAVSPVPFATDEFLNKIEERIVKPTISGFKKDNLPYVGFVFIGLIKVGDDPKVIEYNVRMGDPETEVVLPRLKNDFVEILQAMAHGTLDKINIEIDERAATTIMLVSGGYPEAYEKGKEITGIDAIEDSLPFHAGAQLKEGKVVTSGGRVMAITSYGNTYQEAIKKSYQNIEKLHFDKMNYRKDIGFDL; this is translated from the coding sequence ATGAATATTTTAATTCTTGGTTCTGGCGGAAGAGAACATACTTTTGCATGGAAAATTGCTCAAAGTCCATTATCTAATCAATTATTTGTAGCACCTGGAAATTCAGGAACTGCAGAAATAGCGACCAATGTAAATATTGGAGTAACCGATTTTGATGCTATTAAAACATTAGTTTTAAAAGAAAATATTGATATGGTTGTTGTTGGTCCCGAAGATCCTTTAGTACAGGGTGTTCACGACTATTTTTTAAATGATGATGCCATTAAACATGTTTCTGTTATTGGTCCGCAAAAGGCAGCAGCCGAATTAGAAGGCAGTAAAGAATTTGCCAAAGAATTTTTATATCGCCATAATATCCCAACGGCAGCTTATGAGAGTTTTACGAAAGAAACTGTTGAGAAAGGATATGACTTTTTAGAAACATTAAAAGCGCCTTATGTGTTAAAAGCAGATGGATTAGCAGCAGGAAAAGGGGTTGTTATTTTAAATGATTTAGAAGAAGCTAAATCGGAATTAAAAAGCATGTTGGTTGATGCTAAATTTGGTGAAGCAAGTACTAAGGTTGTTATTGAAGAGTTTTTAGATGGAATTGAATTAAGTTGTTTTGTATTAACGGATGGTGAAAACTACAAAATTTTACCAACAGCTAAAGATTACAAACGTATCGGTGAAGGCGATACAGGATTAAATACGGGTGGTATGGGAGCTGTTTCTCCAGTGCCATTTGCTACCGATGAATTTTTAAATAAAATTGAAGAACGCATTGTAAAACCAACGATTAGTGGTTTTAAAAAAGATAACTTGCCGTATGTGGGTTTTGTTTTTATCGGACTTATAAAAGTTGGAGACGACCCTAAAGTTATTGAATATAATGTTAGAATGGGCGATCCAGAAACTGAGGTTGTTTTACCAAGGCTTAAAAATGATTTTGTTGAAATTCTACAGGCTATGGCTCATGGAACATTAGATAAAATTAATATTGAAATTGATGAGCGTGCTGCAACAACTATCATGTTAGTGTCAGGAGGTTATCCTGAAGCATACGAAAAAGGAAAAGAAATAACTGGTATTGATGCCATTGAAGATTCATTACCTTTTCATGCTGGAGCGCAATTAAAAGAAGGCAAAGTGGTTACTTCTGGAGGACGCGTTATGGCTATTACATCTTATGGAAATACGTATCAAGAAGCCATAAAAAAATCTTATCAAAATATAGAAAAACTACATTTTGATAAGATGAATTATCGTAAAGATATCGGATTCGATTTATAA
- a CDS encoding phenylacetate--CoA ligase family protein has protein sequence MPPIHEYFLFTLQKLYFSLNLFDFSLKIKGFPIDEAKRFLKTIQNKKEVDFTTYTEAKKLDIVTYHLKHNTFYNAFAKNINAQDWNSIPVMTKHDLQQPLQQRLSDGFTTKNVYINKTSGSSGDPFIFAKDKFCHALTWACFIDKYTWYNLDFNTSKQARFYGIPLNKKHYYKERFKDVLSKRFRFSVFDLSDAQLEKNLKKFKSTRFDYINGYTNSIVQFAKYLERKNIVLKTICPSLKACIVTSEMLFKKNETLLENQLGIPIINEYGAAELGLIAFQNKKKEWLINNEDLFIEILDEKNNPLPYGEEGRVVITSLYNKAHPFIRYDLGDLGTLSKMSTPQKPILEKLIGRTNDIVVLPSGKKAAGLTFYYVTKTIIEDDGNVKEFIIEQLKLDTFKISYVSHKFLTEKNLNAIKGAISKYLEPNLTVLFERKQILERSKSGKLKQFKSYL, from the coding sequence ATGCCACCAATTCACGAATATTTTTTATTTACTTTACAAAAATTATACTTTAGCTTGAATTTATTCGATTTTTCTTTAAAAATTAAAGGCTTCCCAATAGATGAAGCTAAACGTTTTTTGAAAACTATCCAAAATAAAAAGGAAGTTGATTTTACAACTTATACTGAAGCTAAAAAACTTGACATTGTTACGTATCACTTGAAACACAATACGTTTTACAACGCTTTTGCGAAAAACATCAATGCACAAGATTGGAATAGTATTCCCGTAATGACCAAACACGATTTACAACAACCTTTGCAACAAAGACTTTCAGATGGATTTACAACAAAAAATGTTTATATAAACAAAACATCTGGTTCTTCTGGTGACCCATTTATTTTTGCAAAAGACAAATTTTGTCACGCTTTAACTTGGGCTTGTTTTATTGACAAATATACTTGGTACAATTTAGATTTTAACACCTCTAAACAAGCGCGATTTTACGGCATTCCATTAAACAAAAAGCACTATTATAAAGAGCGTTTTAAAGACGTTTTAAGTAAGCGTTTTCGGTTTTCAGTTTTCGATTTAAGTGATGCGCAACTTGAAAAGAATCTCAAAAAATTTAAATCGACTCGTTTCGATTATATTAATGGTTATACCAATTCTATTGTTCAATTTGCTAAATATTTAGAACGTAAAAATATCGTTCTTAAAACTATTTGTCCGTCGCTTAAAGCTTGTATTGTAACTTCTGAAATGCTTTTTAAAAAAAATGAAACACTTTTAGAAAACCAACTAGGAATTCCAATTATTAACGAATATGGCGCTGCCGAATTGGGTTTGATTGCTTTTCAAAATAAAAAAAAAGAATGGCTGATTAATAATGAAGATTTATTTATTGAAATTTTAGATGAAAAGAACAATCCTTTGCCATATGGCGAAGAAGGTCGGGTTGTTATAACATCGCTTTACAATAAAGCACATCCGTTTATTAGATATGATTTGGGGGATCTTGGAACTTTATCTAAAATGAGTACACCTCAAAAACCCATCCTTGAAAAATTAATTGGAAGAACGAATGATATCGTTGTTTTACCCAGCGGTAAAAAAGCTGCTGGATTAACTTTTTACTATGTTACTAAAACCATTATTGAAGATGATGGAAACGTAAAAGAGTTTATTATAGAACAGCTAAAACTTGATACGTTTAAAATTAGTTATGTAAGCCATAAGTTTCTTACTGAAAAGAATTTAAATGCAATAAAAGGTGCTATTTCTAAATATTTAGAACCGAACTTAACGGTTCTTTTTGAAAGAAAACAAATATTAGAACGCTCTAAAAGTGGAAAACTAAAACAGTTTAAATCTTATTTATAG
- a CDS encoding glycosyltransferase family 2 protein, with amino-acid sequence MQSLVSIITPMFNSEAFISETISSVLNQSYKNWELILIDDNSKDATLSIVQEFIKIHPNIKLLKNESNLGAAISRNKGIDSAKGDYIAFLDADDLWKPEKLEIQIACMQTENCDVCFSSYQLINEKGEALNKKVKAIPQLAYSKLLKSNYIGNLTGIYNAKVLGKIKTPDLRKRQDWLLWLSAIKKSGKRAQGMKESLAYYRVRDNSMSSNKLNLIKYNYWVYKKGLGFSTLKSVYCMLVFLKEHFFVKSKQTISINKI; translated from the coding sequence ATGCAATCTTTAGTTTCTATTATAACACCCATGTTTAATTCTGAAGCTTTTATTTCAGAAACTATAAGCAGTGTTCTAAATCAATCCTATAAAAATTGGGAGTTAATACTAATCGATGATAATTCGAAGGATGCAACACTTTCAATAGTTCAAGAATTTATTAAAATCCATCCAAATATAAAACTTCTTAAAAACGAAAGTAATTTAGGAGCAGCCATATCTAGAAATAAAGGCATTGATTCTGCAAAAGGCGATTATATTGCTTTTTTAGATGCTGACGATTTATGGAAACCAGAAAAACTAGAAATCCAAATAGCATGTATGCAAACTGAAAATTGCGATGTGTGTTTTTCTAGTTATCAATTAATAAATGAAAAGGGAGAAGCTTTAAATAAAAAAGTAAAAGCAATACCTCAATTAGCATACAGTAAGCTTTTAAAAAGCAATTACATTGGTAATTTAACTGGAATATACAACGCGAAAGTATTAGGCAAAATAAAGACGCCTGATTTACGTAAACGACAAGATTGGTTATTATGGTTATCAGCTATTAAAAAGTCTGGTAAAAGGGCTCAGGGCATGAAGGAATCGTTGGCTTATTATCGAGTTCGAGATAATTCAATGTCTTCAAACAAATTGAATTTAATTAAATATAATTATTGGGTTTATAAAAAAGGTTTGGGGTTTTCTACATTAAAATCTGTGTATTGTATGCTTGTATTTTTAAAAGAGCATTTTTTTGTAAAATCAAAACAAACAATTTCTATAAATAAGATTTAA
- a CDS encoding undecaprenyl-phosphate glucose phosphotransferase has product MSYLIDLSVIIGAIFLFQINLNNTYIFILYVSIFWIIIAFKNQFYEVQRYTKIIQIVTLLLSQTFFFFITLYAFIGFFKQPNISRLALVNYLITVFALVTFFKFLFFFILKKYRAALGGNLRDVVVIGDTEKTRQLIKIFKTELHFGYKFKKQFRVQDDNFSLQTCFNYIIENNINEIYFSIAELTNKQTNRLIDFADNNLRELKFIPDNKDIYSKKLKYEYYNYIPILSIRSIPIQDPINKVTKRLFDILFSSAIIVFLLSWLTPILAILIKLESKGPVFFKQTRNGFNYNEFDCYKFRSMTPNEDANLQQATKGDMRITRVGRFIRKTSIDELPQFFNVFFGDMSVVGPRPHMVRHTNLFAEKIDKFMVRHFVKPGITGLAQISGFRGEVETDKDIINRVKYDIFYIENWSLLLDLKIIFQTFLNALKGEEKAY; this is encoded by the coding sequence ATGTCATACTTAATTGATTTAAGTGTCATAATTGGTGCTATTTTTTTATTTCAGATTAATTTAAATAACACCTACATATTTATCTTATATGTATCTATATTTTGGATAATTATTGCCTTTAAAAATCAGTTTTATGAGGTACAACGTTACACCAAGATAATCCAAATAGTTACATTATTATTGAGTCAAACGTTTTTTTTCTTTATTACTTTATATGCTTTTATTGGGTTTTTTAAACAACCAAATATTAGCAGGTTAGCTTTGGTTAATTATCTTATTACTGTTTTTGCATTAGTTACATTTTTTAAATTTTTATTCTTTTTTATTTTAAAGAAATACAGAGCTGCATTAGGAGGGAATTTAAGAGATGTCGTAGTAATAGGAGATACTGAAAAGACCAGACAACTCATAAAAATTTTTAAAACAGAACTTCATTTTGGGTACAAGTTTAAAAAACAATTTCGAGTTCAAGATGATAACTTTTCATTACAAACATGTTTCAATTATATTATAGAAAATAATATTAACGAGATATATTTTTCTATTGCAGAATTAACAAACAAACAAACGAATAGGTTAATTGATTTTGCCGATAATAACTTAAGAGAGTTAAAATTTATACCAGATAATAAAGATATTTATTCCAAAAAACTTAAGTATGAATATTATAATTATATTCCAATTCTATCAATAAGATCAATACCAATTCAAGATCCAATTAATAAAGTAACAAAAAGACTTTTTGATATTTTGTTTTCGTCAGCTATTATCGTTTTTTTACTATCATGGTTAACACCTATTTTGGCAATATTGATTAAACTAGAAAGTAAAGGACCTGTGTTTTTTAAACAAACACGAAATGGTTTTAACTATAATGAATTTGATTGTTATAAATTTAGATCTATGACTCCTAATGAAGATGCTAATTTACAACAAGCAACCAAAGGAGATATGCGTATTACAAGAGTTGGTAGATTTATACGTAAAACCAGTATTGATGAATTACCTCAGTTTTTTAATGTGTTTTTTGGGGATATGTCTGTAGTTGGACCAAGACCTCATATGGTAAGACATACAAATTTATTTGCTGAAAAAATAGATAAATTTATGGTACGCCATTTTGTTAAACCTGGTATTACTGGATTGGCTCAAATTAGTGGATTTAGAGGTGAGGTGGAAACAGATAAAGATATTATTAACCGAGTAAAGTATGATATTTTTTATATTGAAAATTGGTCCTTGTTATTAGATTTAAAAATTATTTTTCAAACTTTTTTAAATGCTTTAAAAGGAGAAGAAAAAGCATATTAA
- a CDS encoding SDR family oxidoreductase, protein MKRVLITGAAGFLGSHLCDRFINEGFHVIGMDNFITGDKKNIAHLNNHPNFEFIEHDVTEFIKIEGDLDYILHFASPASPIDYLKIPIQTLKVGSLGTHNLLGLAKDKNARILIASTSEVYGDPLVHPQTEDYYGNVNTIGPRGVYDEAKRFQESITMAYHRFHGLETRIVRIFNTYGPRMRLNDGRVIPAFMGQALRGEDLTIFGDGSQTRSFCYVDDQVEGIYRLLFSDYAYPVNIGNPHEISIKEFAEEIMKLTATHQKVVYKDLPVDDPMQRQPDISLAKKVLNWQPNIGREEGMKLTFEYFKTLSQDELYKSEHKNFNKHIKK, encoded by the coding sequence TTGAAAAGAGTTTTAATAACCGGAGCAGCAGGATTTTTAGGTTCGCATTTATGCGATCGCTTTATAAATGAAGGATTTCATGTTATAGGCATGGATAACTTTATTACGGGTGATAAAAAAAATATAGCACATTTAAATAACCATCCTAATTTTGAATTCATAGAGCATGATGTTACTGAGTTCATAAAAATTGAAGGAGATTTAGATTATATTTTACACTTTGCATCACCAGCTAGCCCAATAGATTACCTTAAAATACCTATTCAGACCTTAAAAGTAGGGTCTTTAGGTACCCATAATTTATTAGGCTTAGCAAAAGATAAAAACGCTAGAATATTGATTGCTTCAACATCCGAAGTTTACGGAGATCCCTTAGTACACCCACAAACTGAAGATTATTACGGTAACGTAAATACGATTGGACCACGAGGTGTTTATGATGAAGCAAAGCGTTTTCAGGAATCTATCACTATGGCGTATCACAGGTTTCATGGTTTAGAGACACGTATTGTTCGAATATTTAATACTTATGGTCCTCGAATGCGACTTAATGATGGACGTGTTATCCCAGCTTTTATGGGGCAAGCATTACGAGGGGAAGATTTAACAATATTTGGAGATGGATCTCAAACAAGGTCTTTTTGTTATGTTGACGATCAAGTAGAGGGTATTTATCGTTTATTGTTTAGTGATTATGCTTATCCGGTAAATATTGGAAATCCACATGAAATTTCAATAAAAGAATTTGCTGAAGAAATAATGAAACTCACGGCGACACATCAAAAAGTAGTTTATAAAGATTTACCTGTTGATGATCCTATGCAAAGGCAACCAGATATTAGTTTGGCAAAAAAAGTATTAAATTGGCAGCCTAATATTGGAAGGGAAGAAGGTATGAAACTCACTTTTGAATATTTTAAAACCTTATCTCAAGATGAGTTATATAAAAGCGAGCATAAAAATTTTAATAAGCATATAAAAAAATAA
- a CDS encoding NAD(P)-dependent oxidoreductase, with product MNKIAILFGGSGYIGTNLIKHFISLNRFDKYIIADIKKPKEIFQNNKVSFVNVDVREDINIGLEPFEKGESWIFNLAAIHREPGHDYKEYFDTNVPGAKNINDFARISGLQNMFFTSSIAPYGKSLEQRTEKSMIYPETAYGISKALAEKIHQKWLSENTERRLVIVRPSVIFGPKDPGNVYRMIRALKKGSFILPNGGDIIKGYGYVYGLVESILFTMDKKENLIVYNYAESELIPLKEMVSIVKKELNYNRPTVKMGVNVLAFIAFFIQIGSKLFGFKSDIHPTRVKKAGFPTNIKSQYLIDNGFVFRYNFLNALRHWKELAPEDFN from the coding sequence ATGAATAAAATAGCGATATTATTTGGAGGGTCAGGTTATATAGGAACAAATCTCATTAAACACTTTATTTCTTTAAATAGGTTTGATAAATATATCATAGCTGATATTAAAAAACCTAAAGAAATTTTTCAGAACAATAAAGTTAGTTTTGTTAATGTTGATGTTAGAGAAGACATAAATATTGGTCTAGAGCCTTTTGAAAAGGGGGAGTCATGGATCTTTAATTTAGCAGCAATTCATCGAGAGCCAGGGCATGATTATAAAGAATATTTTGATACCAACGTACCAGGTGCTAAAAACATAAATGATTTTGCAAGAATTTCAGGACTGCAAAATATGTTTTTCACAAGTAGTATTGCTCCGTATGGAAAATCATTAGAACAAAGAACTGAAAAGTCGATGATTTATCCAGAAACAGCATACGGAATATCTAAGGCTCTTGCAGAAAAGATTCATCAGAAATGGTTATCCGAAAACACAGAAAGAAGACTAGTAATAGTCAGACCTAGTGTTATATTTGGGCCAAAGGATCCTGGAAATGTTTATCGAATGATTAGAGCTCTTAAAAAGGGCAGTTTTATTCTGCCAAATGGAGGAGATATTATCAAAGGTTATGGGTATGTTTATGGCTTAGTTGAAAGTATATTATTTACGATGGATAAAAAAGAGAATTTAATTGTATATAATTATGCAGAAAGTGAATTGATTCCTCTAAAAGAAATGGTTTCAATTGTAAAAAAAGAACTAAATTACAATAGACCTACTGTCAAAATGGGTGTTAATGTTCTTGCTTTCATTGCCTTTTTTATTCAAATTGGCTCTAAATTATTTGGATTTAAATCTGATATTCACCCAACAAGGGTTAAAAAAGCAGGGTTTCCTACTAATATAAAGTCTCAATATTTGATCGATAATGGGTTTGTATTTCGCTACAATTTTTTGAATGCCTTAAGACATTGGAAGGAGCTTGCACCTGAAGATTTTAATTAA